A genomic region of Arachis hypogaea cultivar Tifrunner chromosome 5, arahy.Tifrunner.gnm2.J5K5, whole genome shotgun sequence contains the following coding sequences:
- the LOC112801976 gene encoding serine/threonine-protein kinase STY13, which produces MLEGGAKFPGLIDLNKHTTDNYYDFSQGFYHKLGEGTNMSIDSMQTSNGGGSVAMSIDNSSVGSNDSHTRILNHQGLRRRANDNYSVQNSVNRRGRVTHALSDDALAQALMDSNSPTEGLENFDEWTIDLRKLNMGEAFAQGAFGKLYRGTYNGEDVAIKILERPENDLSKAQLMEQQFQQEVMMLATLKHPNIVRFIGACRKPMVWCIVTEYAKGGSVRQSLMKRQNRSVPLKLAVKQALDVARGMAYVHGLGLIHRDLKSDNLLIFGDKSIKIADFGVARIEVQTEGMTPETGTYRWMAPEMIQHRPYTQRVDVYSFGIVLWELITGMLPFQNMTAVQAAFAVVNKNVRPIIPNDCLPVLREIMTRCWDPNPDVRPPFAEIVGMLENAETEIMTTVRKARFRCCMTQPMTAD; this is translated from the exons ATGTTGGAAGGTGGTGCTAAATTCCCTGGATTAATAGATCTCAACAAGCATACAACTGACAACTATTATGATTTCTCTCAAGGCTTTTACCATAAGCTTGGGGAGGGTACTAATATGTCGATTGACAGCATGCAAACAAGTAATGGTGGGGGATCTGTTGCGATGTCCATAGATAATAGTAGTGTTGGGTCTAATGATTCCCATACTCGCATATTGAACCACCAAGGGTTGCGGCGGCGTGCAAATGATAACTACTCTGTTCAAAACAGTGTAAATCGTCGAGGAAGAGTCACACATGCACTGAGTGATGATGCTTTGGCTCAAGCTCTAATGGATAGCAATTCTCCAACTGAGGGACTTGAAAATTTTGACGAGTGGACAATTGATTTAAGGAAGCTTAATATGGGCGAGGCCTTTGCTCAAGGAGCTTTTGGGAAACTCTACAGGGGTACTTACAATGGTGAAGATGTTGCTATCAAAATCTTGGAAAGGCCTGAAAATGATTTATCAAAGGCTCAGTTGATGGAACAACAGTTTCAGCAGGAGGTTATGATGCTGGCTACACTAAAGCATCCTAATATAGTTCGTTTCATTGGTGCATGCAGAAAGCCGATGGTATGGTGCATCGTAACGGAATATGCCAAAGGGGGTTCTGTTAGACAGTCTTTAATGAAACGTCAGAATCGATCAGTTCCCCTAAAATTGGCCGTCAAACAGGCTTTGGATGTTGCTAGAGGAATGGCATATGTTCATGGACTTGGGTTGATCCACAGGGATTTGAAGTCTGATAATCTTTTGATTTTTGGggataaatcaattaaaattgctGACTTTGGTGTTGCTCGGATTGAGGTGCAAACGGAAGGAATGACACCTGAGACTGGAACATACCGTTGGATGGCTcc GGAGATGATCCAGCATAGGCCTTACACACAAAGAGTGGATGTGTATAGCTTTGGGATTGTTCTTTGGGAGCTTATCACTGGAATGCTTCCATTTCAGAACATGACAGCAGTACAGGCAGCATTTGCAGTTGTAAACAAAAATGTTCGCCCGATTATACCCAATGATTGCTTACCTGTTCTCCGTGAAATCATGACCAGATGCTGGGATCCCAACCCTGATGTCCGGCCACCATTTGCAGAAATTGTAGGAATGCTTGAGAATGCAGAGACCGAGATCATGACAACTGTTCGGAAGGCTCGATTCAGGTGTTGCATGACACAACCAATGACTGCTGACTGA